The following proteins come from a genomic window of Hymenobacter canadensis:
- a CDS encoding M1 family metallopeptidase: MKKFLVGCSLLLLPLCAAAQPSAPARSAAAYWQQQVSYSIDVTLDDKQHQLTGREELVYTNNSPDALPFIWFHLWPNAYRDDNTAFARQQLRNGSRKFHFATPEQRGYIDQLDFQVNGQPAKLELDPENPDMAKLLLPQRLAPGASATISTPFRVKIPDSFSRFGHVEQSYQITQWYPKPAVYDRRGWHVMPYLDQGEFYSEFGSFDVRITLPANYTVGATGVLQNPEEQQRLRQLAAVELPINGNSSTPPQSMKAEPDLTFPVSVAETKTLRYVQDRVHDFAWFADKRFNVRKSAVTLPSGRVVDTWVMFTNKEAEKWVKGLQDVDSAVVYYSRWVGEYPYSAATAVDGALSAGSGMEYPMVTVTQPSAIVHEVGHNWFYGILGTNERDFAWMDEGVNSYVENRVASRNGEQAGGLLGLPTKGAGAAALTLDGLPEAALNYIPYQAVASRSLDQPVTNFASADYGKLNYGIIVYGKTASLLQYLAGYLGQVKFDEAMQAYYTRWQFRHPYPEDMQAVFEEVAGQKLGWFFNDMLNGQNRYNAVLSKSKLEKGQRKVLIRNDSPAPFPFPVASLDANGRVLETQWTKPFARTDESDDAVLRFRDENVASLVVDPDYLTPQLNRRDDHLRTTGSFRALERIRLRPLLSPERWDQAAINWLPVVGANTSDKFMLGAAFYNSLLNVKKFSYLVMPMYSFNQKELNGIGMLNLNILPERITRRAVVGVQFQRFERYQKVEPSLTLSFPHSAFNAPQHTVKLANTAIENQDAGTTSSIQSLEYGFRAGNALYRWDAHAEFNYLTPDLANDNVRADAALLRAEASYLRYYSPKKTFSVRVFGGAFLNKANDTPFVIGLSGSPDYRRQTVFLDRQQISPSLAAQQHQFDGRDGAFKAYLPASSSRWLTTLNLQADLPVTPFGVFADFGMTKEQNRVAAGRSPQRAYYDAGLSLPLFNKLLSFYLPLAGSQYENGLPGSRRALTNQLRFVLRLDQLSPFRLLDEQLAQ; encoded by the coding sequence ATGAAAAAATTTCTGGTTGGCTGTAGCCTGTTGCTCCTGCCCCTTTGCGCTGCGGCGCAGCCCTCGGCACCGGCCCGAAGCGCGGCCGCCTACTGGCAGCAGCAGGTCAGCTACTCCATCGACGTCACGCTCGATGACAAGCAGCACCAGCTGACAGGCCGCGAGGAGCTGGTGTACACCAACAACTCGCCCGACGCGCTGCCCTTCATCTGGTTTCATCTGTGGCCGAATGCCTACCGCGACGACAACACGGCCTTCGCCCGGCAGCAGCTACGCAACGGCAGCCGCAAGTTTCACTTCGCCACCCCAGAGCAGCGCGGCTACATCGATCAGCTCGACTTCCAGGTGAACGGCCAGCCGGCCAAGCTGGAGCTGGACCCTGAGAACCCCGACATGGCCAAGTTGCTGCTGCCGCAACGGCTGGCGCCCGGGGCCAGCGCCACCATCAGCACGCCGTTTCGGGTGAAGATTCCCGATTCTTTCTCACGCTTCGGCCACGTCGAGCAGAGCTACCAGATTACGCAATGGTACCCCAAGCCGGCCGTGTACGACCGGCGCGGCTGGCACGTCATGCCCTACCTCGACCAGGGCGAATTCTATTCGGAGTTCGGCTCGTTTGACGTGCGCATCACGCTGCCGGCCAACTACACAGTAGGCGCCACGGGCGTACTCCAGAACCCCGAGGAGCAGCAGCGCCTGCGCCAGCTGGCAGCAGTAGAGCTTCCTATAAACGGAAATTCCAGCACGCCTCCTCAGTCCATGAAAGCCGAGCCCGACCTGACGTTCCCGGTTTCGGTGGCCGAAACCAAAACCCTGCGCTACGTGCAGGACAGGGTCCACGACTTCGCCTGGTTTGCCGACAAGCGCTTCAACGTGCGGAAAAGCGCCGTGACGCTGCCCTCGGGCCGCGTGGTGGATACGTGGGTGATGTTCACCAACAAGGAGGCGGAGAAGTGGGTGAAAGGCCTGCAGGACGTGGATTCGGCGGTGGTGTACTACTCGCGCTGGGTGGGCGAGTACCCGTATAGCGCCGCTACAGCCGTAGATGGCGCCCTAAGCGCCGGCTCGGGCATGGAGTACCCGATGGTGACCGTCACGCAACCCTCGGCCATTGTGCACGAGGTGGGCCACAACTGGTTCTATGGCATCCTGGGCACCAACGAGCGGGACTTTGCCTGGATGGACGAGGGCGTGAACTCCTACGTGGAAAACCGCGTGGCGTCCCGCAACGGCGAGCAGGCCGGCGGCCTGCTGGGTTTGCCCACCAAAGGCGCCGGGGCCGCTGCCCTTACTCTCGACGGCCTGCCCGAAGCCGCCCTCAACTACATTCCGTACCAAGCCGTAGCCAGCCGCAGCCTCGATCAGCCCGTCACCAACTTCGCCTCCGCCGACTACGGCAAGCTCAACTACGGCATCATCGTGTACGGCAAAACGGCCTCGCTGCTGCAGTACCTGGCGGGCTACCTGGGCCAGGTGAAGTTCGATGAGGCCATGCAGGCATACTACACCCGCTGGCAGTTCCGCCACCCCTACCCCGAGGATATGCAGGCCGTGTTCGAGGAAGTGGCGGGCCAGAAGCTCGGCTGGTTCTTCAATGACATGCTCAACGGCCAGAACCGCTACAACGCCGTGCTGTCGAAGTCGAAGCTGGAGAAGGGCCAGCGCAAGGTGCTGATCCGCAACGACTCGCCGGCGCCGTTTCCGTTTCCGGTAGCCAGCCTCGACGCCAACGGCCGGGTGCTGGAAACCCAGTGGACCAAGCCCTTCGCCCGCACCGATGAGTCGGACGATGCTGTGCTGCGCTTCCGCGACGAAAACGTGGCCAGCCTAGTGGTCGACCCCGACTACCTCACGCCCCAGCTTAACCGCCGCGACGACCACCTGCGCACCACCGGCTCGTTCCGGGCGCTGGAGCGCATCCGGCTGCGGCCCCTGCTCAGCCCCGAGCGCTGGGATCAGGCCGCCATCAACTGGCTGCCGGTGGTGGGGGCCAACACGTCGGATAAGTTTATGCTGGGCGCGGCTTTCTACAACAGTCTGCTCAACGTCAAGAAGTTCAGCTACCTGGTCATGCCCATGTACAGCTTCAACCAGAAGGAGCTGAACGGCATCGGGATGCTGAACCTCAATATTCTGCCGGAGCGCATTACGCGCCGGGCCGTAGTGGGCGTGCAGTTTCAGCGTTTTGAGCGCTACCAGAAGGTGGAACCCAGCCTGACGCTGTCGTTCCCGCACTCGGCCTTCAACGCGCCGCAGCACACCGTGAAGCTGGCGAATACGGCCATTGAAAACCAGGACGCCGGCACCACCAGCAGCATTCAGTCGCTGGAGTACGGTTTCCGGGCCGGCAACGCCCTCTACCGCTGGGATGCCCACGCCGAGTTCAACTACCTCACCCCCGACCTGGCCAACGACAACGTGCGCGCCGATGCGGCGCTGCTGCGGGCCGAGGCCAGCTACCTGCGTTACTACTCGCCCAAAAAGACCTTTTCGGTGCGCGTGTTCGGCGGGGCCTTCCTCAACAAGGCCAACGACACGCCTTTCGTCATCGGGCTGAGCGGCAGCCCCGACTACCGCCGCCAGACTGTCTTCCTGGACCGGCAGCAGATTTCGCCCAGCCTGGCCGCCCAACAGCACCAGTTTGATGGCCGCGACGGCGCTTTCAAGGCCTATCTGCCCGCCAGCAGCAGCCGCTGGCTTACTACCCTCAATCTTCAGGCCGATCTGCCCGTGACGCCGTTCGGGGTGTTTGCTGACTTCGGCATGACCAAGGAGCAGAACCGCGTAGCCGCCGGCCGCAGCCCGCAGCGGGCCTACTACGATGCCGGCCTGTCGTTGCCGCTGTTCAACAAGCTGCTGAGCTTCTACCTGCCGCTGGCCGGCTCGCAGTACGAAAACGGCCTGCCCGGCAGCCGCCGCGCCCTCACCAACCAGCTCCGCTTTGTGCTGCGCCTCGACCAGCTCAGCCCCTTCCGGCTGCTGGACGAGCAGCTGGCCCAGTAA
- a CDS encoding RluA family pseudouridine synthase, producing MNRPNLWSEQKEILFEDNHLLVINKPAGLLVQGDATGDEPLSAKAEEYLRFKYKKPGAAFIGVAHRIDRPVSGIVVMAKTSKALSRLNEMFRDNKMRKTYWALTGMCPNPLSGHLTHWLVKDPIRNTTKAYPERHGQGLKSELDYQVLGQAGNRWLMQVNPITGRPHQIRVQLSSGLGTPIVGDVKYGFIAPLPDVSIALHARQLELQHPVTKENMVLVAPLPDMPHWEAAQAYY from the coding sequence GTGAATCGTCCGAATCTGTGGTCGGAACAGAAGGAAATTCTGTTCGAAGACAACCATCTGCTCGTCATCAACAAGCCTGCCGGCCTGCTCGTGCAGGGCGACGCCACCGGCGACGAGCCCCTGTCGGCTAAGGCCGAGGAATACCTGCGCTTTAAGTACAAGAAGCCCGGCGCCGCTTTCATCGGCGTGGCGCACCGCATCGACAGACCCGTGAGCGGCATTGTGGTGATGGCCAAAACCAGTAAAGCCCTGAGTCGCCTGAACGAAATGTTCCGCGACAACAAGATGCGCAAGACTTACTGGGCCCTGACCGGCATGTGCCCCAACCCGCTCAGCGGCCACCTCACGCACTGGCTCGTCAAGGACCCCATCCGCAACACCACCAAGGCCTACCCCGAGCGCCACGGCCAGGGCCTGAAATCGGAGCTGGACTACCAGGTGCTGGGGCAGGCCGGCAACCGCTGGCTGATGCAGGTGAACCCCATCACGGGCCGCCCACACCAGATTCGGGTGCAGCTAAGCTCCGGCCTGGGCACCCCCATCGTCGGCGACGTGAAGTACGGCTTCATTGCCCCGCTGCCCGACGTGAGCATCGCCCTGCACGCCCGCCAGCTGGAACTGCAGCACCCCGTCACGAAGGAAAACATGGTGCTGGTAGCGCCCCTGCCCGACATGCCGCACTGGGAAGCCGCGCAGGCTTATTATTAG
- the panB gene encoding 3-methyl-2-oxobutanoate hydroxymethyltransferase: MSQHKEVKLVTTHQLLAMKQRGEKISMLTAYDFSMATILDGAGIDVLLVGDSASNVMAGHETTLPITLDQMIYHAQSVVRAVKRAFVVVDMPFGSYQGNSSVALQSAIRIMKESGGHGIKLEGGAEIKDSITRILTAGIPVMGHLGLTPQSIYKFGTYTVRAKEEAEAQKLIEDALLLEEIGCFALVLEKIPSSLAKQVAEKLTIPVIGIGAGPDVDGQVLVVHDMLGITKEFKPRFLRRYADLGDIMHEAVQRYIQDVKSRDFPTQEEAY, encoded by the coding sequence TGCTGGCCATGAAGCAGCGCGGGGAGAAGATTTCCATGCTCACGGCCTACGATTTCTCCATGGCCACTATCCTCGACGGCGCCGGCATCGACGTGCTGCTCGTCGGCGACTCGGCCTCCAACGTCATGGCCGGCCACGAAACCACGCTGCCCATCACCCTCGACCAGATGATTTACCACGCCCAAAGCGTGGTGCGCGCCGTGAAGCGCGCCTTTGTAGTGGTGGATATGCCGTTTGGCTCCTACCAGGGCAATTCGTCGGTGGCGCTGCAGTCGGCCATCCGTATCATGAAGGAATCAGGCGGGCACGGCATCAAGCTGGAAGGCGGCGCCGAAATCAAGGACAGCATCACCCGCATCCTCACGGCCGGTATTCCCGTGATGGGCCACCTAGGGCTCACTCCCCAAAGTATTTATAAATTTGGCACCTACACCGTGCGGGCCAAAGAGGAAGCCGAGGCGCAGAAGCTCATCGAAGATGCTTTGCTGCTCGAAGAAATAGGGTGCTTTGCCCTGGTGCTGGAGAAAATCCCATCGTCGCTGGCCAAGCAGGTAGCCGAAAAGCTCACCATTCCGGTCATCGGCATCGGGGCCGGCCCCGACGTAGACGGGCAGGTGCTGGTAGTGCACGACATGTTGGGCATCACCAAAGAGTTCAAGCCGCGCTTCCTGCGCCGCTACGCCGACCTGGGCGACATCATGCACGAAGCCGTGCAGCGCTACATCCAGGACGTAAAAAGCCGCGACTTCCCCACCCAGGAAGAAGCGTACTAA
- the trmD gene encoding tRNA (guanosine(37)-N1)-methyltransferase TrmD — protein sequence MRIDIVTCQPDLLISPFAHSIVKRAQDKGLVEIKLHDLRRYAINKHGQIDDYVFGGGAGMVLRVEPIAACFDALLAERSYDAIIYLTPDGETLRQPLANRLSLAGNLLLLCGHYKGVDERIRQAYITHEISIGDYVLSGGEMGAAVLVDAVVRLLPGVLGNEESALSDSFQDNLLAPPVYTRPAEWRGLPVPEILLSGNTPKIDVWRHDQALERTQLRRPDLLNG from the coding sequence ATGCGCATCGACATCGTCACGTGTCAGCCGGATTTGCTGATCAGCCCCTTCGCGCACTCCATCGTGAAACGCGCGCAGGATAAAGGGCTGGTCGAAATTAAGCTGCATGATCTGCGCCGCTATGCCATCAACAAGCACGGCCAGATCGACGACTATGTGTTTGGCGGTGGCGCCGGCATGGTGTTGCGGGTAGAGCCCATTGCGGCCTGCTTCGACGCTTTGCTGGCCGAACGCAGCTACGATGCCATCATCTACTTGACGCCCGACGGGGAAACCCTGCGGCAGCCTCTGGCCAACCGCCTTTCCTTGGCGGGCAACTTGCTGCTGCTGTGCGGGCACTACAAAGGGGTTGATGAACGGATCCGGCAAGCCTATATCACCCACGAAATCAGCATCGGCGACTACGTGCTGAGCGGGGGTGAGATGGGGGCGGCGGTGCTCGTGGATGCGGTGGTTCGGCTATTGCCCGGTGTGCTGGGCAACGAGGAATCAGCCCTCAGCGACTCGTTTCAGGACAACCTGCTGGCCCCGCCCGTGTACACCCGCCCGGCGGAATGGCGCGGGCTGCCGGTTCCGGAAATCCTGCTCTCCGGCAACACCCCCAAAATTGACGTCTGGCGGCACGACCAGGCGCTGGAAAGAACCCAGCTCCGCCGCCCGGACTTACTAAATGGCTAG
- a CDS encoding inorganic diphosphatase, producing MRLSALLTLTALAAAPLTGCQTRPDDLPTFSQERKLLQVVVEMPAGTNRAQRYDATQHQFVPERRAGLDHVVEFLPCPGNSGFIPGTFTNAPSARPLAALVLCEAQPAGTVLEVLPIGLVTLDDNGLMRPIVLAVPARPSQQILPAVVSWQDLTSRYPGAREVLRQWFQHQGRPGEVRIVSWKDEKAAEQQVRQAMN from the coding sequence ATGCGCCTTTCCGCTTTGCTGACCCTCACCGCGCTGGCCGCCGCGCCGCTCACCGGCTGCCAGACCCGCCCCGACGACCTGCCGACCTTCTCGCAGGAGCGCAAGCTGCTGCAGGTGGTGGTGGAAATGCCCGCCGGCACCAACCGCGCCCAGCGCTACGACGCCACCCAGCACCAGTTCGTGCCCGAGCGCCGCGCCGGCCTCGACCACGTGGTGGAGTTTCTGCCCTGTCCCGGCAACAGCGGCTTCATCCCGGGCACGTTCACCAATGCACCTTCGGCCCGGCCCCTGGCGGCGCTGGTGCTCTGCGAAGCGCAGCCGGCCGGCACCGTGCTGGAGGTGCTGCCCATCGGCCTCGTCACACTCGACGACAACGGCCTCATGCGCCCCATCGTGCTGGCCGTGCCGGCCCGGCCCAGCCAGCAGATTCTGCCGGCCGTGGTCAGCTGGCAGGACCTGACTTCGCGCTACCCCGGGGCCCGGGAGGTGCTGCGGCAGTGGTTTCAGCACCAGGGCCGGCCGGGCGAAGTGCGCATCGTGAGCTGGAAAGATGAGAAAGCCGCCGAGCAGCAGGTGCGCCAGGCCATGAACTAG
- a CDS encoding acyl-CoA desaturase: MAILVFFVAHYYLSLFTQTFYLHRYAAHKMFTMNKFWEKFFFLFTYICQGSSFLSPRAYALLHRMHHAYSDTEMDPHSPHFSSNAFSMMWKTKVIYNEVVLDTHDAAKRFEGDTPEWKWLDKFGGTVYSRLGWGTVYVLFYINFATAWWQYLLLPVHFLMGPIHGAIVNWGGHKYGYQNFDNHDKSRNTLPFDFLAFGELFQNNHHKLPMRVNFGVKKWELDPTYSVIWLLDKARIVKVKRKWQQPLPVAA, translated from the coding sequence ATGGCAATCCTCGTTTTCTTTGTTGCCCACTACTATTTGTCGCTGTTCACGCAGACATTCTACCTGCACCGCTATGCGGCGCACAAGATGTTTACGATGAATAAGTTCTGGGAGAAGTTCTTCTTCCTGTTCACCTACATCTGCCAGGGCTCATCATTCCTGTCGCCACGGGCGTACGCGCTGCTGCACCGCATGCACCACGCCTACTCCGACACCGAAATGGACCCCCACTCGCCGCACTTCTCCTCGAATGCCTTTTCGATGATGTGGAAGACTAAGGTGATTTACAACGAAGTAGTGCTGGACACCCACGACGCCGCCAAGCGCTTCGAAGGCGACACGCCGGAGTGGAAATGGCTGGACAAGTTCGGGGGCACCGTGTATTCCCGCCTGGGCTGGGGCACGGTTTACGTCCTATTCTATATCAACTTCGCAACGGCCTGGTGGCAGTATCTGTTGCTGCCGGTTCACTTCCTGATGGGTCCCATCCACGGTGCCATCGTAAACTGGGGCGGCCACAAATACGGCTACCAGAACTTCGACAACCACGACAAGTCGCGCAACACGCTGCCCTTCGACTTCCTGGCTTTTGGCGAGCTGTTCCAGAACAACCACCACAAGCTGCCGATGCGCGTGAACTTCGGCGTGAAGAAGTGGGAGCTGGACCCCACCTACTCCGTTATCTGGCTGCTCGATAAGGCCCGCATCGTGAAGGTGAAGCGGAAATGGCAGCAGCCGCTGCCCGTGGCCGCCTAA
- the rplS gene encoding 50S ribosomal protein L19: protein MSVLLDFIQQESQERRASFPAFAAGDTVNVHVKIREGNKERVQQFQGVVIQRKNSNSNGETFTVRKISNQIGTERIFPLLSPNIDKVEVIRRGKVRRARLFYLRGLSGKAARIKEKRRTVVAAA from the coding sequence ATGAGCGTACTACTCGATTTTATTCAGCAGGAATCCCAGGAGCGCCGCGCCAGCTTCCCCGCCTTTGCTGCCGGCGACACCGTTAACGTTCACGTTAAGATTCGCGAAGGCAACAAGGAGCGCGTACAGCAGTTCCAGGGCGTTGTAATCCAGCGCAAAAACAGCAACTCCAACGGCGAAACCTTCACCGTTCGTAAGATCTCCAACCAGATTGGTACCGAGCGTATCTTCCCACTGCTGTCGCCTAACATCGACAAAGTGGAAGTAATCCGTCGCGGTAAAGTACGTCGTGCCCGTCTGTTCTACCTGCGTGGCCTGTCGGGCAAAGCAGCTCGTATCAAAGAGAAGCGTCGCACGGTGGTTGCGGCTGCTTAA
- a CDS encoding 30S ribosomal protein S16: protein MAVKIRLARRGRKKAAQFDIVVADSRAPRDGRFIEKIGTYDPNTNPASINFDGEKAFDWIMKGAQPTDTVRAMLSYRGVLYRKHLQLGVIKGAIAQDVADQRYADWKEQKDAKIEGKRTTIGTAKEEARKSALAAESKVKEARAEAIRKKNTPAPTEAPAAEGETTEAEATAETTDEAGA, encoded by the coding sequence ATGGCAGTTAAAATCCGCCTCGCCCGTCGTGGCCGCAAAAAGGCCGCTCAGTTCGACATCGTTGTTGCCGATTCGCGCGCTCCGCGTGATGGCCGTTTCATCGAGAAAATCGGTACCTACGATCCAAACACCAACCCCGCTTCCATCAACTTCGATGGCGAGAAGGCGTTTGACTGGATCATGAAAGGTGCCCAGCCTACCGACACGGTACGGGCTATGCTCTCTTACCGCGGCGTACTGTACCGCAAGCACCTGCAGCTGGGTGTTATCAAAGGCGCCATTGCGCAGGACGTAGCCGACCAGCGCTACGCCGACTGGAAAGAGCAGAAAGACGCTAAAATCGAAGGCAAGCGCACCACTATCGGTACGGCCAAGGAAGAAGCTCGCAAGAGCGCTCTGGCTGCCGAATCGAAGGTGAAGGAAGCCCGCGCTGAGGCTATCCGCAAGAAAAACACGCCCGCCCCAACGGAAGCTCCGGCTGCTGAAGGCGAAACCACCGAGGCAGAGGCTACGGCCGAAACCACGGACGAAGCCGGCGCTTAG
- the rimM gene encoding ribosome maturation factor RimM (Essential for efficient processing of 16S rRNA) has protein sequence MTLDDYYQLGSIGKPHGLKGFVMAFLDVDDPQEYRKLKSVLLEMPTAPGKLVSYDVEKLQPQSNERALLKLKGIDRIEEAEPLRNAKLYRSLQELPALAADQFYFHDVIGYTVLDEKLGQLGTVETFYELPQQDVLAMRYKGQEVLIPVVDELVSHADQATKTLHVTLPDGLLDVYLQPSSREQDEPDETEEA, from the coding sequence ATGACACTTGACGACTATTATCAGCTTGGCTCCATCGGGAAGCCACACGGCCTGAAAGGGTTTGTGATGGCCTTTCTCGACGTAGACGACCCGCAGGAGTACCGCAAGCTGAAATCGGTGTTGCTGGAGATGCCCACGGCACCCGGCAAGCTGGTGTCGTATGATGTGGAAAAGCTGCAGCCGCAGTCCAATGAGCGGGCCTTGCTCAAGCTCAAAGGTATCGACCGGATTGAGGAAGCCGAGCCCCTGCGCAACGCCAAGCTCTACCGTTCTCTGCAAGAGCTGCCGGCGCTGGCCGCCGACCAGTTCTACTTTCACGACGTCATCGGCTACACGGTGCTCGACGAGAAACTAGGGCAGTTGGGCACCGTGGAAACCTTCTACGAACTGCCTCAGCAGGACGTGCTGGCCATGCGCTATAAGGGCCAGGAAGTGCTGATTCCGGTGGTGGACGAGTTGGTGTCGCACGCCGACCAAGCTACCAAGACGCTGCACGTAACGCTGCCCGATGGGCTGTTGGACGTGTATCTGCAGCCTTCCTCGCGCGAGCAGGACGAGCCCGACGAAACCGAAGAAGCCTAG